One genomic segment of Amycolatopsis sp. WQ 127309 includes these proteins:
- a CDS encoding amidase yields the protein MYAVIRLRSSAVLLALAGLVAAPVPALAAAAPAQAGPALGFDLDAATIPELQQRMDHGRLSAVALTAAYLHRIDALDGKIHSVVAVDPTALRAAAASDARRRTGHTLGQLDGIPVLLKDNIDTRTLPATAGSRALPRSRPAADAALVDRLQRGGAVILGKTNLSEWANYRSTNATSGWSGIGGQTNNPYVLDRNPCGSSSGSGAAVAASLAQVAIGTETDGSIVCPAGANDVVGEKPTLGLVSRTGVVPISAEQDTAGPLARHVVDTAITLSVLQGRDKADPATAAIPAGQPTDYAALLRPGALRGARIGVWRKAGQDADVDRVVQDAVRTLTSRGATVVEVDLPYQDEIGAAESPALRTEFKRDVNAYLTHRPGHPANLNELIAFDKKDPVELSKFGQELFEQAAAAPAPTDPTYRAQRATATSLARRSIDETLAAHHLDAIVAPTNSPAWKTTYGTGDAFVLGSSTPAAVSGYPNVSVPAGFAGPLPIGVSFFAGRWADARILSLAAAFEKAAPARRAPTFIPSIG from the coding sequence ATGTACGCCGTGATCCGACTGCGCTCGTCCGCCGTGCTCCTCGCCCTCGCCGGCCTCGTCGCGGCCCCGGTGCCCGCACTGGCCGCCGCTGCTCCTGCCCAGGCCGGCCCGGCACTGGGCTTCGACCTGGACGCGGCCACCATCCCCGAGCTCCAGCAGCGGATGGACCACGGCCGGCTGAGCGCCGTGGCGCTGACCGCCGCCTACCTCCACCGGATCGACGCGCTGGACGGCAAGATCCACTCCGTCGTCGCCGTCGACCCGACGGCGTTGCGCGCGGCCGCCGCCAGCGACGCCCGCCGCCGCACCGGCCACACGCTCGGGCAGCTCGACGGGATCCCGGTGCTGCTCAAGGACAACATCGACACCCGGACGCTGCCGGCCACCGCGGGTTCGCGCGCCCTGCCGCGCAGCCGGCCGGCGGCCGACGCCGCCCTCGTGGACCGGCTGCAGCGCGGCGGCGCGGTGATCCTCGGCAAGACCAACCTCTCCGAGTGGGCCAACTACCGCTCCACGAACGCGACGTCCGGCTGGTCCGGGATCGGCGGCCAGACGAACAACCCCTACGTCCTCGACCGCAACCCGTGCGGCTCCTCCTCGGGCTCCGGCGCCGCCGTGGCGGCGAGTCTGGCGCAGGTCGCGATCGGCACCGAGACCGACGGTTCGATCGTCTGCCCGGCCGGCGCCAACGACGTCGTCGGCGAGAAGCCGACGCTGGGCCTGGTCAGCCGGACCGGTGTCGTGCCGATCTCCGCGGAGCAGGACACCGCCGGGCCGCTGGCGCGCCACGTCGTCGACACGGCCATCACGCTGTCCGTCCTGCAGGGACGCGACAAGGCGGACCCCGCGACGGCGGCGATCCCCGCGGGCCAGCCGACGGACTACGCGGCCCTGCTGCGCCCCGGTGCCCTGCGCGGCGCCCGGATCGGCGTCTGGCGCAAGGCCGGCCAGGACGCCGACGTCGACCGCGTCGTCCAGGACGCCGTCCGCACGCTGACCTCGCGCGGCGCGACCGTCGTCGAGGTCGACCTGCCCTACCAGGACGAGATCGGCGCCGCCGAGTCCCCGGCCCTGCGCACCGAGTTCAAGCGCGACGTCAACGCCTACCTCACCCACCGGCCGGGCCACCCCGCGAACCTGAACGAGCTGATCGCGTTCGACAAGAAGGACCCGGTCGAGCTGTCGAAGTTCGGCCAGGAGCTGTTCGAGCAGGCGGCGGCCGCACCGGCCCCGACCGATCCCACCTACCGCGCCCAGCGCGCGACGGCGACGTCGCTGGCCCGCCGGTCGATCGACGAAACCCTGGCGGCGCACCACTTGGACGCCATCGTGGCACCGACCAACAGCCCGGCGTGGAAGACGACGTACGGCACCGGTGACGCGTTCGTCCTCGGCTCGTCGACCCCGGCGGCCGTCTCGGGCTACCCGAACGTCTCGGTCCCGGCCGGGTTCGCGGGCCCGCTCCCGATCGGCGTCTCGTTCTTCGCCGGACGCTGGGCGGACGCGCGGATCCTCTCGCTGGCGGCGGCGTTCGAGAAGGCGGCCCCGGCTCGCCGGGCTCCCACCTTCATCCCGTCGATCGGCTGA
- a CDS encoding DUF6630 family protein — translation MTARDALIAVAALLAPEVPQVRAHAAAAHDDPEAYLREHGDSLDDRGIDTAIPELAWIALVDALADHGLLAEVDWKEAPDEIVGRLRALRSAPAEDAAWASLAEADLPTFEFLELAGGQLAAAGTALAVLDIESDCYPLVLLPPARAADLPGLAAAAGFKAAVLPA, via the coding sequence ATGACTGCTCGCGACGCGCTGATCGCCGTGGCCGCGCTGCTGGCGCCGGAGGTACCGCAGGTGCGGGCCCACGCCGCGGCCGCACACGACGATCCCGAGGCCTACCTGCGAGAACACGGCGACAGCCTCGACGACCGCGGCATCGACACCGCGATCCCCGAGCTGGCCTGGATCGCCCTGGTGGACGCGCTCGCCGACCACGGGCTGCTGGCCGAAGTGGACTGGAAGGAAGCACCGGACGAGATCGTCGGCCGGTTGCGCGCCTTGCGGTCCGCGCCGGCCGAGGACGCGGCGTGGGCGTCACTCGCCGAGGCGGACCTCCCGACCTTCGAGTTCCTGGAGCTGGCGGGCGGGCAGCTGGCGGCCGCGGGCACCGCGCTCGCCGTCCTCGACATCGAGTCCGACTGCTACCCGCTCGTGCTCCTGCCGCCCGCCCGGGCCGCCGACCTCCCCGGCCTGGCCGCGGCGGCGGGCTTCAAGGCCGCGGTCCTCCCGGCCTAG
- a CDS encoding serine protease, whose amino-acid sequence MTTNSRALSRAGTLLAVAGTAAAVLAAPATAADGDQVVTQVSAADRAAALAHWTPERMRQWVGADWLPPAETIGRVWDGPVPAGVGRLFFTAEPGVDESCTATVVPSASKDVALTAGHCVNGGLDRFDNPIKIVNVVFVPGYDHGAAPYGVFPVRAFAWSATYSGPTSGTDDDAVLALDPVGGRHAADVAGTQDVSFDQPPSPVDTTILGYPVSQLAGGEALLSCARPATLEVNSVLSDWKTDCDLSGGSSGGPWLRDFDPATGQGTIFGVTSRGTMSEDGVTQDLTSAAFTEPVRELYERAGRL is encoded by the coding sequence ATGACCACGAACTCGCGCGCCCTTTCCCGAGCCGGCACCCTGCTGGCGGTGGCCGGCACCGCGGCGGCGGTCCTGGCCGCCCCGGCCACCGCGGCCGACGGCGACCAGGTGGTGACGCAGGTGAGCGCGGCCGACCGGGCTGCGGCGCTGGCCCACTGGACGCCGGAGCGGATGCGGCAGTGGGTCGGCGCGGACTGGCTGCCGCCGGCCGAGACGATCGGCCGGGTCTGGGACGGCCCCGTCCCGGCGGGCGTCGGGCGGCTGTTCTTCACCGCCGAGCCCGGGGTCGACGAGTCCTGCACCGCGACCGTGGTGCCCAGTGCGAGCAAGGACGTCGCCCTCACCGCCGGGCACTGCGTCAACGGCGGCCTGGACCGCTTCGACAACCCGATCAAGATCGTCAACGTCGTGTTCGTCCCCGGCTACGACCACGGGGCGGCGCCGTACGGCGTGTTCCCGGTCCGGGCCTTCGCCTGGTCGGCCACCTACTCGGGTCCGACGAGCGGCACGGACGACGACGCGGTGCTCGCGCTGGACCCGGTCGGCGGCCGGCACGCCGCCGACGTCGCGGGCACCCAGGACGTCTCCTTCGACCAGCCGCCGTCCCCGGTGGACACCACGATCCTCGGCTACCCGGTGTCGCAGCTCGCGGGCGGCGAAGCGCTGCTGTCCTGCGCACGGCCGGCCACCCTCGAGGTCAACTCGGTCCTGTCGGACTGGAAGACCGACTGCGACCTGTCCGGCGGCTCCAGCGGCGGCCCGTGGCTGCGGGACTTCGACCCCGCCACCGGCCAGGGCACGATCTTCGGCGTCACCAGCCGGGGCACGATGAGCGAGGACGGCGTCACCCAGGACCTGACGAGCGCCGCGTTCACCGAGCCCGTGCGGGAGCTGTACGAGCGCGCCGGGCGGCTCTGA
- a CDS encoding PrsW family intramembrane metalloprotease gives MTTTSETKTAQLAAIEQSGWGLPFRFFQPHNLAFWVYLVGVGGGALGMLRYFGGDGGFYTPALTGGILLFGLYLVPWLVLLRHQNRYTAQPGRLLTTAFAWGGIAATFWIALPANTALLELWTKLGGTAFAADWAAGLTAPVNEEFGKALGLVLLIGLAPRLVRSVYDGFIIGAFIGLGFQVFEDVLYVYNGAAQSFGSNQIGASLQVFLYRGASGIVSHALFSAIFCAGLMWVLSRVPGERNVVRGVLTMLVAMLFHFAWDDMTGLGGRGPLVAVLPFVIAAIELTFLFSVLRHAARRERAWTRDLLGPEAGAGVLDPPLLDAVSGLRKQRKAYRKHVHSRRTARHRMAAASDLAREIARAGGRETDRVAHARAEVVRLERPAH, from the coding sequence GTGACCACGACGTCCGAGACCAAGACGGCCCAGCTCGCCGCCATCGAGCAGTCGGGCTGGGGCCTGCCGTTCCGCTTCTTCCAGCCGCACAACCTGGCGTTCTGGGTGTACCTCGTCGGCGTCGGCGGTGGCGCGCTCGGGATGCTGCGCTACTTCGGCGGCGACGGCGGCTTCTACACCCCGGCCCTGACCGGCGGGATCCTGCTGTTCGGGCTCTACCTCGTGCCCTGGCTGGTGCTGCTGCGCCACCAGAACCGCTACACCGCGCAGCCGGGCCGGCTGCTGACGACGGCGTTCGCCTGGGGCGGGATCGCCGCGACGTTCTGGATCGCGCTCCCGGCCAACACCGCCCTGCTGGAGCTGTGGACGAAGCTCGGCGGCACGGCCTTCGCCGCCGACTGGGCCGCCGGGCTCACCGCCCCGGTCAACGAGGAGTTCGGCAAGGCCCTCGGGCTCGTCCTGCTGATCGGGCTCGCGCCCCGGCTCGTCCGCAGCGTCTACGACGGGTTCATCATCGGCGCCTTCATCGGCCTGGGCTTCCAGGTCTTCGAGGACGTCCTCTACGTCTACAACGGCGCGGCGCAGAGCTTCGGCAGCAACCAGATCGGCGCGTCGCTGCAGGTGTTCCTCTACCGGGGCGCGTCCGGCATCGTGTCGCACGCGCTGTTCAGCGCCATCTTCTGCGCCGGGCTGATGTGGGTGCTGAGCCGGGTGCCGGGTGAGCGCAACGTCGTGCGCGGCGTGCTGACCATGCTGGTGGCGATGCTGTTCCACTTCGCGTGGGACGACATGACCGGCCTCGGCGGCCGCGGTCCCCTGGTCGCCGTGCTGCCGTTCGTGATCGCGGCGATCGAGCTGACGTTCCTGTTCTCCGTCCTGCGCCACGCCGCCCGCCGCGAGCGGGCCTGGACCCGCGACCTGCTCGGCCCGGAAGCCGGCGCGGGCGTGCTCGACCCGCCCCTGCTCGACGCGGTCAGCGGCCTCCGGAAGCAGCGCAAGGCCTACCGCAAGCACGTCCACAGCCGCCGCACGGCGAGGCACCGGATGGCCGCGGCGAGCGACCTGGCCCGGGAGATCGCCCGCGCCGGCGGCCGGGAGACGGACCGGGTCGCCCACGCCCGCGCGGAGGTCGTGCGGCTGGAGCGGCCGGCTCACTGA
- a CDS encoding alpha/beta hydrolase: MRHDSFPAPSTVSEQAREWLAFDKSELTYPALDDTGGWLALAEEANRSTARRFPVADLPVTVEDLDVGGVTVYAARPEGVEEDADEPVYLWMHPGGLVVGGGDACRTTTARTASGAGLLVWGVDYRLPPLHPYPAGLDDALAVYRRLLRDRDPARVFVGGDSAGGNIAAALLLRAKDAGLPMPAALVLNTPQVDLTESGDTFRTLVGVDNVLRSLRTPNALYAAGADPREPYLSPVLGDLTGFPPTFLRSGTRDLFLSNTVRMHRRLRDAGVAADLHVFEAMPHAGFGGDSPEDREAVAEQRRFLAGHGVPLREKEDA; this comes from the coding sequence ATGCGCCACGACAGCTTCCCCGCCCCGTCCACCGTCAGCGAGCAGGCCCGGGAGTGGCTCGCCTTCGACAAGAGCGAGCTGACCTACCCGGCCCTGGACGACACCGGTGGCTGGCTCGCGCTGGCCGAGGAAGCGAACCGGTCCACGGCCCGGCGGTTCCCGGTCGCCGACCTGCCGGTCACCGTCGAGGACCTGGACGTCGGCGGCGTCACCGTGTACGCCGCGAGGCCCGAGGGTGTCGAGGAGGACGCGGACGAGCCGGTCTACCTCTGGATGCACCCCGGCGGCCTCGTGGTCGGCGGCGGGGACGCGTGCCGCACGACGACGGCGCGAACCGCGTCGGGCGCGGGGCTGCTCGTGTGGGGCGTGGACTACCGGCTGCCGCCGCTGCACCCGTACCCGGCCGGGCTCGACGACGCGCTCGCCGTGTACCGGCGTCTGCTGCGGGACCGCGATCCGGCGCGGGTGTTCGTCGGCGGCGACTCCGCCGGCGGGAACATCGCCGCGGCGCTTCTGTTGCGCGCCAAGGACGCCGGGCTGCCGATGCCCGCGGCCCTGGTGCTCAACACCCCGCAGGTCGACCTCACCGAGTCGGGCGACACCTTCCGGACCCTGGTCGGCGTGGACAACGTCCTGCGCAGCCTGCGCACGCCGAACGCGCTCTACGCGGCCGGGGCCGACCCGCGGGAGCCGTACCTCTCGCCGGTCCTGGGCGACCTGACCGGCTTCCCGCCCACGTTCCTCCGCAGCGGCACCCGCGACCTGTTCCTTTCCAACACCGTCCGGATGCACCGCAGGCTGCGCGACGCCGGCGTCGCGGCCGACCTGCACGTGTTCGAGGCCATGCCGCACGCCGGGTTCGGCGGCGACAGCCCGGAAGACCGGGAAGCCGTCGCCGAGCAGCGGCGTTTCCTCGCCGGGCACGGCGTGCCCCTTCGCGAGAAGGAGGACGCGTGA
- a CDS encoding glycosyl hydrolase family 65 protein has translation MSHGRRTALALLALVTACGVVSGVAPATADPVAAPALEFANPDSQALFGTAYTAALDNLLRTNTIGYDARYDRSGLLDPAVGLVRAGGGYDQPWTRDASINSWNATSLLAPALAENTLWAVVDKDASGALRVQQDDQQWDQVVWVTAAWHHYLVTGDRQFLGDAYRTAGDTLTIREHAGAAGFNATYGLFTGPSFFNDGIAGYPAPPADATESVSTGSSPWPGVASGMYLSTNEVYYAAYVNAANMADQLGNPTEAAGYRTKAAALKAAINNHFWNSATGLYDYQLLADGTRGAYQEGTGLAFAILFGVADPAQARSIVAHAREMTWGLPDTFPHWDRYSAAQPGRHNAIVWPLVQGLWAKALAAQGNQSGFASETAKLAKLAGGNSGFWEIYNGDTGVVDGGWQRLGDTVKFHWGSQPDQTWSATAFLDMVHTGLFGLTFTDRGLTFTPELPAGWGDVTLRNLRYRNANLTIALHGAGTRISAFTLDGRPAPGNAVPATLSGSHRVEITLTGAPAGDRDGDHVADAADRCADTAGTVAGCPAPGHLEAEDAHNTGGVKTNVNHTGYSGRAFLDGLWAQGAASSFTLHRTSADATTGAITVRYANANGDARTMTLSVAGKAVRQVSFPVVSGSWDDWGTVTFTGVPLTGRDPVVTLSYAPGDTGSINLDWLEYRG, from the coding sequence ATGAGCCACGGACGCAGGACCGCACTCGCACTCCTCGCGCTGGTCACCGCGTGCGGCGTCGTCTCCGGCGTGGCGCCGGCGACGGCGGATCCGGTCGCCGCGCCGGCGCTCGAGTTCGCGAACCCGGACAGTCAGGCCCTGTTCGGCACCGCGTACACGGCCGCGCTGGACAACCTGCTGCGCACCAACACGATCGGCTACGACGCCCGCTACGACAGGAGCGGCTTGCTGGACCCGGCCGTCGGCCTCGTCCGCGCCGGTGGCGGGTACGACCAGCCGTGGACCCGGGACGCGTCGATCAACAGCTGGAACGCGACGAGCCTGCTGGCGCCGGCACTGGCGGAGAACACGCTCTGGGCGGTCGTCGACAAGGACGCGAGCGGCGCGTTGCGGGTGCAGCAGGACGACCAGCAGTGGGACCAGGTCGTCTGGGTGACGGCCGCGTGGCACCACTACCTGGTCACGGGGGACCGGCAGTTCCTCGGCGACGCCTACCGCACCGCCGGTGACACGCTGACCATCCGGGAGCACGCCGGCGCGGCCGGGTTCAACGCCACGTACGGGCTGTTCACCGGCCCGTCGTTCTTCAACGACGGCATCGCCGGCTACCCCGCGCCGCCCGCCGACGCGACCGAGTCGGTCAGCACGGGCAGCTCGCCGTGGCCGGGCGTCGCGAGCGGGATGTACCTGAGCACCAACGAGGTCTACTACGCCGCCTACGTCAACGCCGCGAACATGGCCGACCAGCTGGGAAATCCCACGGAGGCCGCCGGCTACCGGACCAAGGCCGCCGCGCTGAAAGCCGCCATCAACAACCACTTCTGGAACAGCGCGACCGGCCTGTACGACTACCAGCTGCTCGCCGACGGCACGAGAGGCGCCTACCAGGAGGGCACCGGGCTGGCGTTCGCGATCCTGTTCGGCGTCGCGGACCCGGCCCAGGCCCGGTCGATCGTCGCCCACGCCCGCGAGATGACCTGGGGCCTGCCCGACACGTTCCCGCACTGGGACCGTTATTCCGCCGCCCAGCCCGGCAGGCACAACGCGATCGTCTGGCCGCTCGTCCAGGGCCTGTGGGCGAAAGCGCTGGCGGCGCAGGGAAACCAGAGCGGGTTCGCGTCGGAAACGGCGAAACTGGCGAAGCTGGCCGGCGGCAACAGCGGGTTCTGGGAGATCTACAACGGCGACACCGGGGTCGTCGACGGCGGCTGGCAGCGGCTCGGCGACACGGTGAAGTTCCACTGGGGGTCACAGCCCGACCAGACCTGGTCGGCCACGGCGTTCCTCGACATGGTCCACACGGGACTGTTCGGCCTGACGTTCACCGACCGCGGCCTGACGTTCACGCCGGAGCTGCCCGCGGGCTGGGGCGACGTCACCCTGCGGAACCTGCGCTACCGCAACGCGAACCTGACGATCGCCCTGCACGGGGCGGGCACCCGGATCAGCGCGTTCACCCTCGACGGCCGGCCCGCGCCCGGCAACGCCGTCCCGGCGACCTTGAGCGGCAGCCACCGCGTCGAGATCACCCTCACCGGCGCGCCCGCCGGCGACCGGGACGGCGACCACGTGGCGGACGCCGCCGACCGCTGCGCCGACACGGCCGGCACCGTCGCCGGCTGTCCCGCCCCCGGGCACCTCGAGGCCGAAGACGCGCACAACACCGGCGGGGTCAAGACGAACGTCAACCACACCGGCTACTCCGGCCGCGCGTTCCTCGACGGGCTGTGGGCCCAGGGCGCCGCGTCGTCGTTCACGCTGCACCGCACTTCGGCCGACGCCACGACCGGCGCGATCACCGTGCGGTACGCGAACGCCAACGGCGACGCGCGCACGATGACCCTGTCGGTGGCCGGAAAAGCCGTGCGGCAGGTGAGCTTCCCGGTGGTCTCCGGCAGCTGGGACGACTGGGGCACGGTGACGTTCACCGGCGTGCCACTGACCGGCCGGGACCCGGTGGTGACGCTGTCCTACGCGCCCGGCGACACCGGCTCGATCAACCTCGACTGGCTGGAGTACCGCGGCTGA
- a CDS encoding TetR/AcrR family transcriptional regulator, whose translation MSEARARLLSTATRLFYTEGLHAVGVDRIIAEASVTRATLYRHFASKDDLLVAYLTAADQAIRAQAEAARAGGGAPADVVRAVARSIADGIRSPGFRGCAFLNAAAEYPDPAHPVHQAVLAHRQWFLDTVTELLARTGETAPEPAARHFVMLRDGAMAAGCLTDPAPICETFLLGVEGILRYRDASVAP comes from the coding sequence GTGTCCGAAGCACGCGCGCGGCTGCTCAGTACCGCGACCCGGCTGTTCTACACAGAGGGTCTCCACGCCGTCGGCGTCGACCGGATCATCGCCGAGGCGTCCGTCACCCGCGCCACGCTCTACCGGCACTTCGCGAGCAAGGACGACCTGCTCGTCGCCTACCTGACGGCCGCCGACCAGGCGATCCGCGCCCAGGCCGAAGCCGCCCGGGCCGGTGGCGGCGCCCCGGCCGATGTCGTCCGGGCGGTCGCCCGGTCGATCGCCGACGGCATCCGCTCCCCCGGCTTCCGCGGCTGCGCGTTCCTCAACGCCGCGGCGGAGTACCCCGACCCCGCCCACCCGGTGCACCAGGCCGTCCTCGCCCACCGGCAGTGGTTCCTGGACACCGTCACCGAACTGCTGGCGCGGACCGGCGAGACCGCGCCGGAGCCCGCGGCCCGGCACTTCGTCATGCTCCGCGACGGCGCGATGGCCGCGGGCTGCCTCACCGACCCGGCGCCGATCTGCGAGACGTTCCTGCTCGGCGTCGAAGGAATCCTGCGGTACCGGGACGCTTCCGTCGCGCCGTGA
- a CDS encoding TetR/AcrR family transcriptional regulator — MPTEVKRRRRGTELEHALLDATWEELAEAGFAKLTMESVADRAKTGIAVLYRRWPDKNALVLAAIRHYGDTHPVEIPDTGSLRDDLLALLRNINAGRIELATLVGATFAGLHDSAGLTPEEVRLTVLGDGPKRSDPVYRRAHDRGEIDLTRIPQDVLDLPFQLMRHDILMTLKQVSPERIRSIVDDVFWPLVSG; from the coding sequence ATGCCGACCGAGGTCAAACGCCGCCGCCGGGGAACCGAGCTGGAGCACGCGCTCCTCGACGCGACCTGGGAGGAGCTGGCGGAAGCCGGCTTCGCGAAGCTGACGATGGAGTCCGTCGCGGACCGCGCGAAGACCGGGATCGCGGTGCTCTACCGCCGCTGGCCGGACAAGAACGCCCTGGTGCTCGCCGCCATCCGGCACTACGGCGACACCCACCCGGTCGAGATCCCGGACACCGGCAGCCTCCGCGACGACCTGCTCGCGCTGCTCCGGAACATCAACGCCGGCCGCATCGAGCTGGCGACGCTCGTCGGCGCGACGTTCGCGGGCCTGCACGACAGCGCCGGCCTCACCCCGGAGGAGGTCCGGCTGACGGTCCTCGGCGACGGCCCGAAACGCTCCGACCCGGTGTACCGCCGCGCCCACGACCGCGGCGAGATCGACCTGACGCGCATCCCGCAGGACGTCCTCGACCTGCCGTTCCAGCTCATGCGCCACGACATCCTGATGACGCTGAAGCAGGTCTCCCCCGAGCGCATCCGCTCGATCGTCGACGACGTCTTCTGGCCGCTCGTCTCGGGCTGA
- a CDS encoding DoxX family protein, whose protein sequence is MFAAYLSVTLVAAVFTGSAAVFYLIGHDYPKAQADMKGVPRPWLPWLGAALAAGAAGLLAGLAVPLLGVLAAGGLVLYFLGALTAHLRVGSRQLVGGVVFLALAVADLVLNLGYHG, encoded by the coding sequence ATGTTCGCCGCCTATCTCAGCGTTACCCTCGTCGCCGCGGTTTTCACCGGTAGTGCCGCCGTTTTCTACCTGATCGGGCACGACTACCCGAAAGCCCAGGCGGACATGAAGGGCGTCCCGCGGCCGTGGCTGCCGTGGCTGGGTGCGGCCCTCGCCGCAGGGGCGGCCGGGCTGCTGGCCGGGCTCGCCGTGCCGCTGCTGGGCGTGCTCGCCGCCGGTGGGCTGGTGCTGTACTTCCTCGGCGCGCTCACCGCCCACCTGCGCGTCGGTTCCCGTCAGCTTGTCGGCGGAGTCGTGTTTCTGGCTCTCGCCGTGGCGGACCTCGTGCTGAACCTGGGCTACCACGGGTAG
- a CDS encoding NADP-dependent oxidoreductase, with translation MKAARFSRFGAPEVLEIVDLPDPRPAAGQVRIAVRAAGVNASDWKKRQGLMDPDLPQTMGYEAAGIVDELGEGVTDVAVGDRVFGLSEGGATQAERAVLSWYAPIPASLDFASAAALPVAGETSARALDQLGVAAGDTLLVNGASGSVGTAAVQLAVARGVRVIGTGSTATHDFLRSLGAEPVAYGEGMPERVRALAADGVDRALDVAGNGVLPELADLAGGPEHVVTVADYAGAQRHGVRFSRGDAGRAYYVLAEIGRLAGAGRFVVRVGGTFPLAGIAEAHRAGEAGRVRGKLVLLMG, from the coding sequence GTGAAAGCCGCGCGGTTCAGCCGGTTCGGGGCCCCGGAGGTGCTCGAAATCGTCGACCTCCCCGACCCGCGGCCGGCGGCCGGGCAGGTCCGGATCGCCGTGCGCGCGGCCGGCGTCAACGCGAGCGACTGGAAGAAGCGCCAAGGCCTGATGGACCCGGACCTGCCGCAGACGATGGGCTACGAAGCGGCGGGGATCGTCGACGAGCTCGGCGAGGGCGTCACCGACGTGGCCGTCGGGGACCGGGTGTTCGGGCTGTCCGAGGGCGGTGCGACGCAGGCCGAACGGGCCGTGCTGTCCTGGTACGCGCCGATCCCGGCGTCGCTGGACTTCGCTTCGGCGGCCGCGCTGCCGGTCGCCGGGGAGACGTCGGCGCGGGCCCTCGACCAGCTCGGCGTCGCGGCCGGCGACACGCTGCTGGTCAACGGCGCCTCGGGCAGCGTCGGCACCGCCGCCGTCCAGCTCGCCGTGGCCCGCGGCGTCCGCGTGATCGGCACCGGAAGCACTGCCACGCACGACTTCCTGCGCTCGCTCGGGGCGGAACCCGTCGCGTACGGCGAAGGCATGCCGGAGCGGGTGCGCGCGCTGGCCGCCGACGGCGTGGACCGCGCGCTCGACGTCGCCGGGAACGGCGTCCTGCCCGAACTGGCCGACCTCGCGGGCGGCCCGGAGCACGTCGTCACGGTCGCGGACTACGCCGGCGCGCAGCGGCACGGGGTGCGGTTCAGCCGGGGCGACGCCGGCCGCGCGTACTACGTGCTGGCGGAGATCGGCCGGCTGGCCGGCGCCGGGCGGTTCGTCGTCCGGGTCGGCGGCACCTTCCCGCTGGCCGGCATCGCCGAGGCGCACCGGGCCGGGGAAGCCGGCCGCGTCCGCGGAAAGCTCGTACTGCTGATGGGTTAG